In the genome of Pseudomonas sp. HS6, one region contains:
- a CDS encoding DUF1365 domain-containing protein, translating to MNSALYSGWIAHRRFAPRRHEFRYRIGLIYLDLAEQDAVLKLSPLAGASRFAPFSFRETDYLKTFTGRGVRLTDAVRLLVDEALGHEPQGSICLLTQPRSWGLAFNPVSFFYCHEADGQLAAILCEVSNTPWRERYHYVLPARAPTSVRDFHQHFAVAKAFHVSPFLPPDLEYRMSFSPAAQTLGVHMADWQGEHKLFDATLNLKRETLDRRNLHRHLWRFPWMTAKTALAIYWQALRLLLKRTPLFSHQTADDSFRTATATPEEHRHEVL from the coding sequence GTGAACAGCGCGCTCTACAGCGGCTGGATCGCCCATCGGCGATTCGCCCCACGCCGTCATGAATTCCGTTACCGGATCGGACTGATCTACCTCGACTTGGCCGAACAGGACGCCGTGCTGAAACTGTCGCCCCTGGCGGGCGCGAGCCGCTTTGCACCGTTCTCATTTCGCGAGACCGACTACCTCAAGACCTTCACCGGTCGCGGTGTGCGGCTGACAGATGCGGTACGCCTGCTGGTCGATGAAGCCCTCGGTCACGAGCCGCAGGGTTCGATCTGCCTGCTGACCCAGCCCCGCAGTTGGGGCCTGGCATTCAACCCGGTGAGTTTCTTTTATTGCCACGAGGCCGACGGGCAACTGGCGGCGATTCTCTGCGAAGTCAGCAATACACCGTGGCGCGAGCGCTATCACTATGTGCTGCCGGCGCGGGCGCCAACCAGCGTGCGCGATTTCCACCAGCATTTCGCCGTGGCCAAGGCGTTTCACGTATCGCCGTTCCTGCCGCCGGATCTGGAATACCGCATGAGCTTCAGCCCCGCCGCGCAAACCCTGGGCGTGCACATGGCCGACTGGCAGGGCGAACATAAACTGTTCGACGCCACGCTCAACCTGAAACGCGAAACCCTTGATCGACGCAACCTGCACCGGCATCTGTGGCGTTTTCCCTGGATGACCGCCAAGACCGCCCTCGCGATCTATTGGCAGGCCCTGCGATTGCTGCTCAAGCGTACCCCGCTGTTTTCCCATCAGACGGCTGACGATAGCTTTCGAACCGCCACTGCGACTCCCGAGGAGCACCGCCATGAAGTCCTCTAG
- a CDS encoding NAD(P)/FAD-dependent oxidoreductase — MNIAIVGSGIAGLTCAHLLNRRHDVTVFEAGDWVGGHTHTVNVTVDGRDYAVDTGFIVFNDWTYPNFIRLLGQLGVTAKATEMSFSVNDPDTGLEYNGNNLDSLFAQRSNLFSPGFWGMLRDILRFNKEARRDLAEQRIATDTTLDDYLKAGGYGERFILHYIVPMGAAIWSMPMAQMLNFPLQFFVRFFENHGLLSVSNRPQWRVIEGGSSAYLAPLTESFKERIRVNCPVTRIERNEHGVIIHSPAGIEHFDKVVLACHSDQALGLLANPSSAERDILGALPYADNEVVLHTDTRLLPTRQRAWASWNYRLGGAGHTQAAVTYDMNILQGIQSDTTFCVSLNQSAGITPSKVLARFTYAHPQFSLAAVAAQQRWAELDGAQHTHYCGAYWANGFHEDGVVSALRVAAAFGESL; from the coding sequence GTGAACATCGCCATAGTCGGTAGCGGGATCGCAGGCCTGACCTGCGCCCATCTGCTCAATCGCCGACATGACGTCACGGTGTTCGAGGCCGGCGACTGGGTCGGCGGTCATACGCACACGGTAAACGTGACGGTGGATGGGCGTGATTACGCAGTGGACACCGGGTTTATCGTGTTCAACGACTGGACGTACCCCAATTTCATCCGTTTGCTCGGCCAGTTGGGCGTGACGGCCAAAGCCACCGAGATGAGCTTTTCGGTGAATGACCCCGACACTGGCCTGGAATACAACGGCAACAACCTCGACAGCCTGTTCGCCCAGCGCAGCAATCTGTTTTCGCCAGGGTTTTGGGGCATGCTGCGCGACATCCTGCGCTTCAATAAAGAAGCCCGGCGCGACCTCGCCGAGCAGCGGATCGCCACCGACACCACGCTGGACGATTACCTCAAGGCCGGCGGCTACGGCGAGCGTTTCATCCTGCATTACATCGTGCCGATGGGCGCGGCGATCTGGTCGATGCCGATGGCCCAGATGCTGAATTTTCCGCTGCAGTTTTTCGTGCGGTTCTTCGAGAACCACGGTTTGTTGTCGGTCAGCAATCGTCCGCAATGGCGAGTGATCGAGGGTGGTTCCAGCGCCTACCTCGCACCGCTGACCGAGTCATTCAAAGAGCGGATCCGCGTGAACTGCCCGGTGACCCGGATCGAACGCAACGAGCACGGCGTAATTATCCACAGCCCCGCCGGTATCGAGCATTTCGACAAAGTCGTGCTGGCCTGCCACAGCGATCAGGCATTGGGCCTGCTGGCCAATCCGAGCAGTGCCGAGCGGGACATTCTCGGCGCCCTGCCCTACGCCGACAACGAGGTGGTGCTGCACACCGACACTCGCCTGCTGCCGACGCGCCAGCGGGCCTGGGCCAGTTGGAACTATCGCCTCGGCGGAGCCGGCCACACCCAGGCGGCCGTGACCTACGACATGAACATCCTGCAAGGCATCCAGAGCGACACCACATTTTGCGTCAGCCTCAACCAGAGCGCCGGCATCACCCCGTCCAAAGTGCTTGCCCGTTTCACCTACGCCCATCCGCAGTTCAGCCTCGCAGCGGTGGCGGCACAACAACGCTGGGCCGAACTCGACGGTGCGCAACACACCCATTATTGCGGTGCCTACTGGGCCAACGGTTTTCATGAAGACGGTGTGGTCAGCGCCTTACGCGTCGCCGCAGCGTTTGGAGAAAGCCTGTGA
- a CDS encoding SDR family oxidoreductase, producing the protein MSRTTPRRYWLTGASSGIGAALAEEILKTGAHLAVSSRQIAPLKVLSQRYPGQVLVVPGDLTNSQTVREIGEQIAMDWGSLDTVILNAGTCEYVDAQQFDASIIEHVVRTNLLASSYCIEAALPLLRKGTAPHLVGMASSVTYVPLPRAEAYGASKAGLRYLFESLRIDLADEGIEVTIISPGFVETPLTAKNDFPMPLSWPVDKAARHIFARLKERPLEIAFPALFMAVLWPLSKMPARVQLAIGKRMVRSNPPLRDAT; encoded by the coding sequence ATGAGTCGTACAACTCCAAGGCGTTATTGGCTGACCGGTGCCAGCAGTGGCATCGGCGCGGCACTGGCGGAAGAGATTCTGAAAACCGGCGCGCACCTGGCGGTCAGTTCCCGTCAGATCGCACCGCTCAAAGTGTTGTCGCAACGCTATCCGGGACAAGTGCTGGTGGTGCCGGGGGATTTGACCAACAGCCAGACCGTACGGGAAATCGGTGAACAGATCGCGATGGACTGGGGATCGCTGGACACCGTGATCCTCAACGCTGGCACCTGCGAGTACGTCGATGCCCAGCAATTCGACGCCTCGATCATCGAACACGTAGTACGCACCAACCTGCTCGCCAGCAGTTACTGCATCGAAGCCGCCCTGCCCTTGCTGCGCAAAGGGACCGCGCCGCATCTGGTGGGCATGGCCAGCTCCGTCACTTACGTGCCATTGCCCCGTGCCGAAGCCTACGGCGCGTCGAAGGCCGGGCTGCGTTATCTGTTCGAATCGTTGCGCATCGATCTGGCAGACGAAGGCATTGAAGTCACAATCATCAGCCCTGGCTTTGTCGAAACCCCGTTGACGGCGAAAAACGATTTCCCGATGCCGTTGAGCTGGCCAGTGGATAAAGCTGCCCGGCACATCTTCGCCAGACTCAAGGAACGGCCACTGGAAATCGCCTTTCCGGCCCTGTTCATGGCGGTCCTGTGGCCACTGTCGAAAATGCCCGCCCGGGTACAGCTGGCCATCGGCAAACGCATGGTGCGCAGCAACCCGCCGCTGCGGGACGCGACGTGA
- a CDS encoding nuclear transport factor 2 family protein has product MSEFLRRFARQFAQLNKDNLHSLDALYSEDIHFTDPLHEVQGLTQLRSYFSEMYANVSELRFDFHGFDQIGDCEGYLRWVMSYRHPRLAGGQVIRVTGCSHLLWRDKVYRHRDYFDAGALLYEHLPVLGRVIAWLKRRLG; this is encoded by the coding sequence ATGAGTGAATTCCTGCGCCGTTTCGCCCGCCAGTTCGCGCAGTTGAACAAGGACAACCTGCACAGCCTGGACGCGCTCTACAGTGAGGACATTCATTTCACCGATCCGCTGCACGAGGTGCAGGGACTGACGCAATTGCGCAGCTACTTCAGCGAGATGTACGCCAATGTCAGTGAGCTGCGGTTCGACTTCCACGGGTTCGACCAGATCGGCGACTGCGAAGGCTACCTGCGCTGGGTCATGAGTTACCGCCACCCACGCCTGGCTGGCGGACAGGTGATTCGCGTCACGGGCTGTTCGCACCTGCTCTGGCGCGACAAGGTTTATCGCCACCGGGATTACTTCGATGCCGGGGCTCTGCTTTATGAACATCTACCCGTATTGGGCCGGGTGATCGCCTGGCTGAAAAGGAGACTGGGATGA
- the phrB gene encoding deoxyribodipyrimidine photo-lyase, translating to MQLIWLRSDLRQHDNTALTAAAERGPTVAVYLLSPEQWQEHDDAPCKIDFWLRNLLELSESLGKLNIPLLIRSAPRWDHAPAVLLELCRQLQVEAVHVNEEYGIHESRRDAAVERALQAEGIAFHSYLDQLLFKPGSVLTKTGTYFQVFSQFRKVCYERLHGSMPPLINAPSAQAPLHIDSDPVPESIDGFPTPGQALRNLWPAGETEAQRRLDTFADVQIDYYKSERDFPAKPGTSQLSAYLAAGVISPRQCLHAALQTNQGEFESGKVGAVTWINELLWREFYKHILVGYPRVSRHRAFRPETEALAWRDAPQELAAWQEARTGLPIIDAAMRQLLETGWMHNRLRMVVAMFLTKNLLIDWREGERFFMRHLIDGDLAANNGGWQWSASTGTDAAPYFRIFNPVSQSEKFDSEGLFIKHWLPELAGLNKKEVHNPASAGGLFGVADYPPPIVNLSTSRERALTAFKNLPSRQAAGGGYE from the coding sequence ATGCAATTGATCTGGCTGCGCAGCGACTTGCGCCAACACGACAACACCGCCCTGACAGCCGCCGCCGAGCGTGGCCCGACCGTGGCCGTGTACCTGTTGAGCCCCGAGCAATGGCAGGAACATGACGACGCCCCGTGCAAGATCGATTTCTGGCTACGCAACCTGCTGGAGTTGAGCGAGAGCCTCGGCAAACTGAACATCCCGCTGCTGATCCGCAGCGCCCCGCGCTGGGATCACGCGCCGGCGGTGCTGCTTGAGCTGTGCCGGCAATTGCAGGTCGAGGCCGTTCACGTCAACGAAGAATATGGCATCCACGAAAGCCGCCGCGATGCAGCGGTTGAGCGGGCATTGCAAGCCGAAGGCATCGCGTTTCACAGTTACCTCGATCAGCTGCTGTTCAAACCGGGCAGCGTGTTGACCAAGACCGGCACCTACTTTCAGGTGTTCAGCCAGTTCCGCAAAGTCTGCTACGAACGCTTGCATGGCTCGATGCCGCCGCTGATTAATGCTCCGTCCGCGCAGGCCCCGCTGCACATCGACAGCGACCCGGTGCCTGAGTCCATCGACGGTTTCCCGACACCCGGCCAAGCCCTGCGCAACCTGTGGCCCGCTGGTGAAACCGAGGCTCAACGACGCCTCGACACCTTCGCCGACGTGCAGATCGACTATTACAAAAGCGAACGCGACTTCCCGGCCAAGCCAGGCACCAGCCAACTCTCGGCCTATCTCGCCGCCGGTGTGATTTCGCCGCGCCAATGCCTGCATGCCGCGCTGCAAACCAATCAGGGCGAATTCGAAAGCGGCAAGGTCGGCGCCGTCACCTGGATCAACGAATTGCTGTGGCGCGAGTTCTACAAACACATTCTGGTCGGTTACCCCCGGGTGTCCCGCCATCGCGCGTTCCGCCCGGAAACCGAAGCCCTGGCCTGGCGCGATGCGCCGCAGGAACTGGCGGCCTGGCAGGAGGCACGCACCGGCCTGCCGATCATCGACGCGGCCATGCGCCAATTGCTCGAAACCGGCTGGATGCACAATCGCCTGCGGATGGTGGTGGCGATGTTCCTGACCAAGAACCTGCTGATCGACTGGCGCGAAGGCGAGCGCTTTTTCATGCGCCACCTGATCGACGGAGATCTGGCCGCGAACAACGGCGGCTGGCAGTGGAGCGCGTCGACCGGCACCGATGCGGCGCCGTACTTCCGGATTTTCAACCCGGTCAGCCAGTCGGAGAAATTCGACAGCGAAGGTCTGTTCATCAAGCACTGGCTGCCTGAACTGGCCGGCTTGAACAAGAAAGAAGTGCACAACCCGGCGAGTGCCGGCGGGTTGTTCGGCGTCGCGGACTATCCGCCACCGATCGTCAACCTGAGCACCTCGCGGGAGCGGGCGCTGACCGCGTTCAAGAACCTGCCGTCACGTCAGGCGGCCGGAGGCGGGTATGAGTGA
- a CDS encoding MerR family transcriptional regulator — translation MNDSPDTSAREDLGADFKKALDDGWLPIREVARQTGVNAITLRAWERRYGLIVPQRTPKGHRLYSAEHVQRIQTILTWLNRGVAVSQVKPLLDTPQAFNEPLENEWQPLHQAALLAVTQLNERSLDDCVNQAMALYPPRTLCEQLLMPLLAELEQRWQGQFGAQMERVFFHAWLRSKFGARIYHNNRQLRSAPLLLVNQSDLLLEPHLWLCAWLISSADCPVQVFDWPLPAGELALAIDHLHARGVLLYSSKAMNLAQLPKLLSGIHCPKMIAGPTVCIHHAELSVRTSEIADLYLAEDPLSAHQVLIERGLI, via the coding sequence ATGAATGACTCCCCCGACACCAGCGCCCGCGAAGACCTCGGCGCCGACTTCAAGAAAGCCCTCGATGACGGCTGGCTGCCGATCCGCGAGGTCGCGCGCCAGACCGGCGTCAACGCGATCACCCTGCGCGCCTGGGAGCGCCGTTACGGGCTGATCGTGCCCCAGCGCACACCCAAAGGGCACCGCCTGTATTCGGCCGAACACGTGCAGCGCATCCAGACCATCCTCACCTGGCTCAACCGAGGCGTCGCGGTCAGTCAGGTCAAACCGCTGCTCGACACACCGCAAGCCTTCAACGAGCCGCTGGAAAACGAATGGCAGCCCCTGCATCAGGCCGCATTGCTGGCGGTCACCCAATTGAACGAGCGCAGCCTCGACGACTGCGTCAATCAGGCGATGGCGTTGTACCCGCCACGAACGCTGTGCGAGCAATTGCTGATGCCGTTGCTGGCGGAACTCGAACAGCGCTGGCAGGGCCAGTTCGGGGCGCAGATGGAGCGGGTGTTCTTTCACGCCTGGCTGCGTAGCAAATTCGGCGCACGCATCTACCATAACAACCGTCAGTTACGCAGCGCACCACTGCTGCTGGTCAATCAGTCGGATTTACTGCTGGAGCCACACCTGTGGCTCTGCGCCTGGCTGATCAGCAGCGCCGATTGCCCGGTGCAGGTGTTCGACTGGCCGCTGCCGGCCGGGGAACTGGCGTTGGCAATTGATCACCTGCACGCCCGTGGCGTACTGCTGTATTCCAGCAAAGCCATGAATCTTGCGCAGTTGCCGAAACTGTTGAGTGGCATCCACTGCCCAAAAATGATTGCCGGACCAACGGTGTGCATCCACCACGCCGAGTTGTCCGTAAGAACCTCCGAGATCGCTGATCTGTACCTGGCCGAAGATCCTCTGTCGGCGCATCAGGTGCTGATAGAGCGTGGGTTGATTTAA
- a CDS encoding DUF523 and DUF1722 domain-containing protein → MSEPSPPKIAISACLMGAEVRYNGGHKESRLCTRTLTEYFQFVPVCPEVAIGLGIPREPIRLVGDPDHPQALGTVHRETNVTDLLATYGQKMATELDDICGYIFMQQSPSCGLERVKVYHDNGAPIGSGRGIYAQAFCAEHPDLPVEEAGRLNDPVLRENFITRVFAYSDWQQVLEQGLSRRALTDFHSRYKYLLMAHNPVQYKALGNLLGNMGRIDPVELGPRYFSQLMAALTTCATRRTHSNVLQHISGYLKRAISAEDKQEMQHVIGQYRHGIVPLVVPLTLLKHHFRQHPDPYIAQQVYLQPHPENLSLRNAI, encoded by the coding sequence ATGTCCGAACCGTCCCCACCCAAGATCGCCATCAGCGCCTGCCTGATGGGCGCCGAAGTGCGCTACAACGGCGGACACAAGGAATCGCGGCTGTGCACCCGCACCCTCACTGAATATTTCCAGTTCGTGCCGGTCTGCCCTGAAGTCGCGATTGGCCTGGGCATTCCTCGCGAGCCGATTCGGCTGGTGGGCGACCCGGATCATCCCCAGGCCCTCGGCACTGTTCATCGCGAGACCAACGTGACGGATTTGCTGGCCACTTACGGCCAGAAAATGGCCACCGAACTCGATGACATCTGCGGCTACATCTTCATGCAGCAATCGCCATCCTGCGGGCTGGAACGGGTCAAGGTCTATCACGACAATGGCGCGCCGATTGGCAGCGGACGCGGGATCTATGCCCAGGCCTTCTGTGCCGAGCACCCGGACCTGCCGGTCGAAGAAGCCGGGCGCCTGAACGATCCGGTCCTGCGGGAAAATTTCATCACCCGAGTGTTCGCCTACAGCGACTGGCAGCAGGTGCTCGAACAAGGCTTGAGCCGCCGCGCCCTGACCGACTTCCATTCCCGCTACAAGTACCTGCTGATGGCCCATAACCCGGTGCAATACAAGGCGCTGGGCAATCTGCTGGGCAACATGGGCCGGATCGATCCGGTGGAACTCGGCCCGCGCTACTTCAGCCAATTGATGGCGGCGCTGACCACCTGCGCCACACGCCGCACCCACAGCAACGTGTTGCAGCACATCAGCGGTTACCTGAAACGGGCCATCAGCGCCGAAGACAAACAGGAAATGCAGCACGTCATCGGCCAGTACCGCCACGGCATCGTGCCGCTGGTGGTGCCGCTGACGCTGCTCAAGCATCACTTTCGCCAACACCCCGATCCGTACATCGCGCAACAGGTTTACCTGCAACCGCACCCGGAAAACCTCAGCCTGCGAAACGCCATTTGA
- a CDS encoding TIGR02450 family Trp-rich protein → MNRLNPSKLLLSKWTAALPQNREKHFLVTELFRDEDGTVLEIELQAVLTRRRQQLDWHALQDDAHWKMGWL, encoded by the coding sequence GTGAACCGCCTCAATCCGAGCAAATTGCTGCTGTCGAAATGGACAGCAGCCCTCCCGCAAAACCGCGAAAAGCATTTTCTGGTAACCGAACTGTTCCGCGACGAGGACGGCACTGTGCTGGAGATCGAATTGCAGGCCGTGTTGACCCGCCGCAGACAACAATTGGACTGGCATGCATTGCAGGACGATGCGCACTGGAAAATGGGTTGGCTCTAA
- a CDS encoding NAD(P)/FAD-dependent oxidoreductase translates to MTVPIAIIGTGIAGLSAAQALTEAGHSVQLFDKSRGSGGRMSSKRSDAGSLDMGAQYFTARDRRFVTEVQRWQSQGWVAEWTPQLYTYHGGQLNLSPDEQTRWVGTPRMSAITRGLLDGLEVHFACRITEVYRGEEHWHLQDAEGFTHGPFSHVVIATPAPQATALLAAAPKLAGAAAGVKMDPTWAVALAFDTPLDTPIEGCFVQDSALDWLARNRSKPGRDNTLDTWVLHATSAWSRQHIDLPKEAVIEQLHGAFAELLHSAMPAPTFSLAHRWLYARPATSHEWGTLADADLGLYACGDWCLSGRVEGAWLSGQEAARRLHEHLQ, encoded by the coding sequence ATGACTGTACCTATCGCAATCATTGGCACCGGCATCGCCGGACTCTCCGCCGCCCAGGCCCTGACAGAGGCCGGGCACAGCGTTCAGTTGTTCGATAAAAGCCGTGGCAGCGGCGGACGAATGTCGAGCAAGCGCAGCGATGCCGGCTCACTGGACATGGGCGCGCAGTACTTCACTGCCCGCGACCGCCGCTTTGTCACTGAAGTCCAGCGCTGGCAAAGCCAGGGCTGGGTCGCCGAGTGGACGCCGCAGCTCTACACCTATCATGGCGGACAGTTGAATCTGTCGCCGGACGAGCAGACCCGCTGGGTCGGCACGCCGCGCATGAGCGCCATCACCCGGGGTTTGCTCGACGGTCTGGAAGTGCATTTTGCCTGCCGGATCACCGAGGTCTATCGCGGCGAAGAACACTGGCACCTGCAAGATGCGGAAGGCTTCACCCATGGGCCGTTCAGCCATGTGGTGATCGCCACTCCGGCACCGCAGGCCACCGCATTGCTGGCCGCTGCGCCAAAACTCGCCGGGGCTGCCGCAGGCGTGAAGATGGACCCGACCTGGGCCGTCGCCCTCGCCTTCGATACGCCCCTGGATACCCCGATCGAAGGCTGCTTCGTACAAGACAGCGCCCTCGACTGGCTGGCCCGCAACCGCAGCAAACCGGGGCGTGACAACACGCTCGACACCTGGGTCCTGCACGCCACCAGCGCCTGGAGCCGGCAGCACATCGACCTGCCCAAGGAGGCTGTGATCGAGCAGTTGCACGGCGCCTTCGCCGAGTTGCTGCACAGTGCGATGCCCGCACCGACTTTCAGCCTCGCCCACCGCTGGCTCTACGCCCGCCCGGCCACCAGCCATGAATGGGGCACGCTGGCGGATGCCGATCTGGGGCTTTATGCATGCGGTGACTGGTGCTTGTCGGGCCGGGTCGAAGGCGCGTGGCTCAGTGGTCAGGAAGCTGCACGCCGCCTGCACGAACACTTGCAGTGA
- a CDS encoding TIGR01777 family oxidoreductase has product MHILLTGGTGLIGRQLCRHWLGQGHRLTVLSRRAEKVAKICGAQVRSIARLEDFGEEPVDVIVNLAGAPIADRPWTHRRKALLWSSRIALTESLLSWLENRGQKPSLLISGSAVGWYGDGGERELTEDSPPVIDDFASQLCIAWEETAQRAEAMDIRVVLVRTGLVLSAEGGFLSRLLLPFKLGLGGPLGNGRQWMSWIHIDDQIALIDFLLHRNQASGPYNACAPKPVRNREFAKTLGSVLHRPAFMPMPALALKVGLGEMSLLLLGGQRATPARLLEAGFSFRFTDLRAALDDLSSRL; this is encoded by the coding sequence ATGCACATATTGCTGACCGGCGGTACTGGATTGATCGGACGTCAGCTCTGCCGACACTGGTTGGGGCAGGGACATCGCTTGACCGTGCTGAGTCGTCGCGCGGAGAAAGTCGCGAAAATCTGTGGCGCCCAGGTGCGTAGCATTGCGCGTCTGGAGGACTTTGGCGAGGAGCCGGTCGATGTGATCGTCAACCTCGCCGGCGCACCGATTGCCGACCGGCCGTGGACCCATCGACGCAAGGCGTTGTTGTGGAGCAGCCGTATCGCGCTCACTGAATCGTTGCTGTCGTGGCTGGAGAATCGTGGGCAGAAACCATCGCTGCTGATCTCCGGTTCGGCGGTGGGTTGGTACGGAGACGGCGGCGAGCGCGAGTTGACCGAAGATTCGCCACCGGTAATCGACGATTTCGCCAGTCAACTGTGCATCGCCTGGGAAGAAACCGCGCAGCGCGCCGAAGCGATGGACATTCGCGTGGTGCTGGTGCGAACCGGGCTGGTGCTGTCGGCCGAGGGCGGTTTTTTGTCGCGCCTGTTGCTGCCGTTCAAACTTGGATTGGGCGGGCCTTTGGGCAATGGTCGGCAGTGGATGTCGTGGATTCATATCGACGATCAAATCGCCCTGATTGATTTTCTTCTGCACCGCAATCAGGCCAGCGGTCCTTATAATGCGTGCGCACCGAAACCTGTGCGCAATCGCGAATTCGCCAAGACGCTGGGCAGCGTGCTGCATCGCCCGGCGTTCATGCCGATGCCGGCCCTTGCCTTGAAGGTCGGGCTCGGCGAGATGTCATTGCTGTTGCTGGGTGGCCAACGGGCCACGCCGGCACGCTTGCTGGAAGCCGGATTCAGTTTCCGGTTCACGGATTTACGCGCGGCCCTGGACGATCTCTCCAGCCGCCTCTGA
- the hemH gene encoding ferrochelatase gives MTDHALLLVNLGSPASTSVADVRSYLNQFLMDPYVIDLPWPVRRLLVSLILIKRPEQSAHAYASIWWDEGSPLVVLSRRLQQQMKAQWTHGPVELAMRYGEPSIETCLLKLVAAGHKRVTLAPLYPQFADSTTTTVIEEAKRVVREKKLDVQLSILQPFYDQPEYLDALVESARPHLQQDYDHLLLSFHGLPERHLTKLDPTGNHCFKDDNCCKNASAAVLATCYRAQCLRTAALFAERMGLPDGKWSVSFQSRLGRAKWIEPYTEARLDELAKSGVKKILVMCPAFVADCIETLEEIGDRGKEQFREAGGEELVLVPCLNDDPQWAKALATLCERAPLAL, from the coding sequence ATGACCGATCACGCCTTGCTTCTGGTCAACCTGGGTTCGCCGGCCTCCACTTCGGTGGCCGACGTGCGCAGCTACCTCAATCAATTTCTGATGGACCCGTACGTGATCGACCTGCCGTGGCCGGTGCGGCGTCTGTTGGTGTCGCTGATCCTGATCAAGCGCCCCGAGCAGTCGGCCCATGCCTACGCCTCGATCTGGTGGGATGAAGGCTCGCCGCTGGTGGTGCTCAGCCGTCGCCTGCAACAGCAGATGAAGGCGCAGTGGACTCACGGCCCGGTGGAACTGGCCATGCGTTACGGCGAGCCGTCTATTGAGACATGCCTGCTGAAACTGGTCGCGGCAGGGCACAAACGCGTCACCCTCGCGCCGCTTTATCCACAGTTCGCCGACAGCACCACGACTACCGTGATCGAAGAAGCCAAGCGGGTCGTGCGCGAGAAGAAACTCGATGTGCAGTTGTCGATCTTGCAGCCGTTCTACGATCAGCCGGAATACCTCGATGCGCTGGTGGAGAGTGCGCGGCCGCACTTGCAGCAGGATTACGATCACCTGTTGCTGAGCTTTCATGGTTTGCCGGAGCGGCACCTGACCAAACTCGATCCGACCGGCAATCATTGCTTCAAGGATGACAACTGCTGCAAGAACGCCTCGGCTGCCGTATTGGCCACTTGTTATCGCGCGCAATGCCTGCGCACGGCGGCATTGTTCGCTGAACGCATGGGGTTGCCGGACGGCAAATGGTCGGTGTCGTTTCAGTCGCGGCTGGGCCGGGCGAAATGGATCGAACCCTACACCGAAGCGCGGCTGGATGAATTGGCCAAAAGCGGCGTGAAGAAGATCCTGGTGATGTGCCCGGCGTTTGTTGCCGATTGCATCGAGACCCTGGAAGAGATCGGCGATCGCGGCAAGGAACAGTTCCGCGAAGCAGGAGGGGAGGAGTTGGTGCTGGTGCCGTGCCTGAATGATGACCCGCAATGGGCCAAGGCATTGGCGACGCTTTGTGAACGGGCGCCACTGGCCCTCTGA